A genomic window from Chitinophaga pollutisoli includes:
- a CDS encoding DUF1345 domain-containing protein gives MRTKKLLRTLVDRINHLDAHYKLYFSVGSAIIVFLVLLSSKMEASLSLMIAWLGFVGVSLALSWITILTSHPSDVKHEAHAQDSSRTLVFCFVIAAAFASLLAIVILLKGSLGRSDQGIYVAVIIPLSCVAGSWWLLHTVFTLRYAHFFYCDVDHSKDDGKHVKPEGMNFPEDKEPDYLDFTYFSFVIGMTFQVSDVDITSKRIRRLAWMHGVLSFAFNTFIVAFTINIIAGLFQK, from the coding sequence ATGCGTACCAAAAAACTCCTACGAACATTGGTCGATCGCATCAACCACCTCGATGCGCATTACAAATTATATTTTTCAGTTGGATCTGCAATTATCGTGTTTCTTGTACTGTTAAGCAGTAAAATGGAGGCATCATTATCCTTGATGATTGCGTGGTTGGGATTCGTAGGTGTAAGCCTCGCGCTCTCCTGGATTACTATTTTAACCTCTCATCCTTCAGATGTAAAACACGAAGCCCATGCGCAAGATTCGAGTCGTACTCTCGTATTTTGCTTTGTCATAGCAGCGGCTTTTGCGAGCTTATTGGCTATCGTTATACTTTTGAAAGGGAGTTTGGGCAGATCAGATCAGGGAATTTATGTAGCGGTCATTATTCCTTTATCATGTGTAGCAGGATCTTGGTGGCTTTTACATACCGTATTTACTCTAAGGTATGCCCATTTTTTTTACTGTGACGTGGATCATAGTAAAGATGATGGTAAACACGTTAAACCGGAAGGAATGAACTTTCCCGAAGATAAGGAACCGGATTACCTGGATTTCACATATTTCTCTTTTGTCATTGGGATGACTTTCCAGGTATCAGATGTAGATATCACTTCAAAGAGGATACGCCGGTTAGCCTGGATGCATGGCGTGCTTTCTTTTGCATTCAATACATTTATTGTAGCCTTTACGATTAATATTATCGCTGGACTTTTCCAAAAATAA
- a CDS encoding DUF1896 domain-containing protein, giving the protein MNTQQKDLSYFTLRLQELLYTSFPEKAHDQKFIKQRSSWAANAYEGAFRSGNAIEQCDHIADYILFEGLHFSPFDTIFQVVCNEFDTIMADEELRSFALKMLPLCRSLFANYELTDDFAYSEAYDLLYTEITGTIAIWIEENGLQ; this is encoded by the coding sequence ATGAATACACAGCAAAAAGATCTCTCCTATTTTACACTTAGGCTTCAGGAGTTACTGTACACCAGCTTTCCTGAAAAGGCACACGACCAAAAATTCATTAAGCAACGCTCCAGTTGGGCGGCCAATGCCTACGAGGGTGCCTTCCGGTCTGGAAATGCGATTGAGCAATGCGACCATATTGCAGACTATATACTTTTTGAAGGACTGCACTTCTCCCCATTTGACACCATATTCCAGGTGGTTTGTAATGAGTTCGATACGATTATGGCGGATGAAGAACTCCGCTCTTTTGCCTTAAAGATGTTACCTCTATGCCGTTCGCTGTTCGCGAACTACGAACTGACGGATGATTTTGCTTATAGCGAAGCATACGACCTGCTCTACACTGAAATAACCGGAACCATAGCAATCTGGATCGAGGAAAATGGCCTTCAGTAA
- a CDS encoding N-6 DNA methylase codes for MAFSKRQHLQWNIDALQIAFKLEKEKRNATQGERLLMKQYSGFGGLKFVLNPIENPTDIKQWAEYDRGLFEMTRELHQVLKENAGDEKQYKRYVDSMRGSVLSAFYTPPEIIHTLSEVLTESGIEIRNFLEPSAGAGAFVDPFADKGIGHVTAYEKDLLTGKVLEQLYPDREIRIKGFEELPEAELNSYDVVASNIPFGTSSVFDLSYSRGKDPARVQAARSIHNYFFLKGTDALRNGGILAFITSQGVLDSPANQPIREALMREHNLISVVRLPNNLFTDHAGTEVGSDLIVLQKNTDKQVLSEMEKDFCRSLETKNNTHTNALVLYTDRVVFNEIIESTDLYGKPYTMFVHNGGVSGIAKDAKEILSEDFRDHLDLNLYKGILPETPVVQPGMASAPQPPANGIVTERTQAPDTPVHSSPTGNRASDQLQENTIIKADDAAPQEQVQLSLFDLFGSAPQASVVAAPVTTTKKKITVKRTAQRRQPGLFDNIPVRSAKPSNNTVGTSPKTNGIPAGPGDLFSAINVNNDGELEKTKPVEQVTESKVIPDPAPYNDKVQAFHKDDCLATENGYVGYLRNINAAKGSAVFHPLALAPLQKARTEAYIQLRDAYQLLYNNEATLRAEHKAERETLNTLYDAFVKKYGNLNSADNIKVIKTDSAGKEMPYLERVVGGVVHKADIFHRPVSFSTATLATDNPDEALTASLNKYGAVHINYMAGISGMSKEDLKNALHGRIFYNPLEKEYEIAEKWVSGNVVEKAGKVREYLSSQPGDKEVAESLKALEEARPRRIEFEELDFNLGERWIPTGIYNRFASHLFDTEVRIHYTENTDDFSIHCDSRNIHITEKYAIKSESRTYDGIALFKHALVNTTPDITRKETIGDREVKVRDMEAIQMANTKIDEMRKAFTDWLHAQNDEFKQRLTDRYNDTFNCFVRPQYNGSHQDFPGLDRRALGIEDLYPSQKDAVWMIKLNGGAICDHEVGAGKTLIMCTAAQEMKRLGLTHKPMIIGLKANVHEIAETYRKAYPHAKILYPGKEDFTPQKRLRIFGDIKNNDWDCIILTHDQFGMIPQSPELQKEILQAELDSVEENLDSLKGQGKEVSRAMLKGVVLRKQNLEVKLKTLEHDIENRKDDVVDFKMMGIDHVFVDESHRFKNLMFNTRHERVAGLGNMAGSQKAMNLLFAIRTIQERTGKDLGATFLSGTTISNSLTELYLLFKYLRPQAMEKQGISCFDAWAAIYARKTTDYEFSVANNIVSKERFRFFIKVPELAQFYSEITDYRTAKDIGIDRPEKNEVLYHIPPTPDQEVFIKKLMEFAKTGNAELLGRPPLSESEEKAKMLIATDYARKMSLDMRMISRKYGDHPDNKASHCAANIAKYYNRFHAQKGTQFVFSDLGTYKPGEWNVYSEIKRKLVQDHGIPAHEIRFIQEAKNEKQRKELIQAVNEGKVRVLFGSTEMLGTGINAQKRAVAVHHLDIPWRPSDLAQRDGRAIRKGNEIAKFFADNKVDIFIYAVEKSLDSYKFNTLYNKQVFIDQLKTNSLGTRTIDEGAMDEKTGMNFSEYVAILSGNTDLLEKAKLEKQIAGLESERQAFNRSRFSSKYKLEDITATLESTQARLDRMTLDWENLQKRIEKNKDGEILNPVQLTGLPPNADIKQIGAKLNQLSEKARTGGQYEEIGSLYGFTLLVKTEVSENDSTTLERDNRFFIQGEGGIKYTYNNGRMATDAKTASLNFLNALEKIPGIVEQEQKKIAGLQKDLPVLQEVVNGAWKKENALAELKTELAAVDRKIQLSIKPESEGKTTEQVEEHTQVSDTSETTAYVKGAHVPRSVL; via the coding sequence ATGGCCTTCAGTAAGCGTCAACATCTCCAATGGAATATTGATGCCCTGCAAATAGCTTTTAAACTGGAAAAGGAGAAACGCAACGCTACCCAGGGGGAACGGCTGCTAATGAAGCAATATAGCGGATTTGGCGGTCTCAAATTCGTGTTGAATCCCATAGAAAACCCTACAGATATAAAGCAATGGGCGGAATACGACCGGGGACTGTTTGAAATGACACGGGAGCTGCACCAGGTGCTCAAAGAAAATGCAGGTGATGAAAAACAATACAAGCGGTATGTGGACAGTATGCGAGGCTCTGTATTGTCCGCCTTTTATACCCCACCGGAAATCATCCATACTCTTTCAGAGGTACTGACAGAAAGCGGTATAGAAATCCGCAATTTTCTCGAACCGTCTGCGGGCGCTGGTGCATTTGTCGATCCTTTTGCTGACAAAGGTATTGGCCATGTTACCGCTTATGAGAAAGATCTGCTTACAGGTAAGGTGCTGGAGCAACTATATCCGGACAGGGAAATCCGAATCAAGGGGTTTGAAGAGCTGCCAGAAGCCGAGCTGAACAGTTACGACGTAGTTGCCAGCAATATTCCCTTTGGCACCAGTTCGGTTTTTGACCTTTCGTATTCGAGGGGAAAAGATCCGGCGAGGGTTCAGGCCGCCCGCAGTATTCACAACTACTTTTTCCTAAAGGGAACCGATGCGCTGCGTAATGGTGGCATCCTGGCTTTCATTACCTCGCAGGGTGTATTGGATAGCCCTGCCAACCAGCCTATCCGGGAAGCGCTGATGAGGGAGCATAACCTCATTTCGGTAGTAAGGCTGCCCAACAACCTCTTTACCGATCATGCGGGAACTGAAGTAGGCAGTGATCTCATCGTTCTTCAGAAAAACACAGACAAACAGGTGCTTTCTGAAATGGAAAAGGATTTTTGCCGTTCGTTGGAAACAAAGAACAATACCCACACCAATGCGCTGGTATTGTACACTGACCGGGTTGTTTTTAATGAGATCATCGAATCAACAGACCTCTATGGTAAACCTTATACCATGTTCGTGCATAACGGAGGCGTTAGTGGTATTGCAAAGGATGCAAAGGAAATTCTGAGCGAAGATTTCAGGGATCACCTGGACCTGAATCTCTATAAAGGAATTTTGCCCGAAACGCCTGTTGTGCAGCCAGGAATGGCATCCGCACCTCAACCGCCAGCTAACGGCATTGTTACGGAGAGAACGCAAGCTCCTGATACACCTGTTCATTCATCTCCGACAGGCAACCGTGCTTCAGATCAGCTACAGGAAAATACGATAATTAAGGCCGATGATGCAGCGCCACAGGAGCAGGTACAATTAAGCCTGTTCGATCTTTTTGGCAGTGCGCCGCAGGCCAGCGTTGTAGCTGCTCCTGTAACAACAACAAAAAAGAAAATCACGGTTAAAAGGACTGCACAAAGAAGGCAACCGGGGCTGTTTGATAACATTCCTGTGCGGTCGGCAAAGCCGTCCAATAATACAGTCGGAACCTCACCAAAGACGAACGGCATTCCCGCCGGACCGGGAGATCTTTTTTCCGCTATCAATGTAAACAATGACGGCGAGCTTGAAAAAACAAAACCAGTTGAGCAGGTTACCGAATCAAAAGTGATTCCTGATCCGGCCCCGTATAACGACAAAGTGCAGGCATTCCATAAGGATGACTGCCTTGCAACGGAAAATGGCTATGTAGGATATCTAAGGAATATCAATGCGGCTAAAGGTTCCGCAGTTTTCCATCCTTTAGCATTGGCCCCGCTTCAAAAAGCAAGAACAGAAGCCTACATACAGCTAAGGGATGCTTATCAGCTCCTTTATAACAATGAAGCGACGCTTCGGGCTGAACATAAGGCAGAAAGGGAAACACTGAATACTCTCTATGATGCTTTTGTGAAAAAGTATGGCAACCTGAACAGCGCCGATAATATCAAGGTGATTAAAACCGATAGCGCAGGAAAAGAAATGCCGTACCTGGAGCGTGTGGTGGGTGGTGTGGTACATAAAGCAGATATATTCCATAGGCCCGTCAGTTTCTCCACCGCAACACTTGCTACCGACAATCCCGATGAAGCATTAACTGCATCGCTTAACAAATACGGGGCTGTTCATATCAACTATATGGCAGGGATCAGCGGGATGTCCAAAGAAGACCTGAAGAATGCCCTGCATGGTAGGATCTTTTACAACCCACTGGAGAAGGAATACGAAATCGCTGAAAAATGGGTATCGGGCAATGTGGTTGAGAAAGCGGGAAAAGTGAGGGAATACCTTTCCAGCCAACCGGGTGATAAAGAAGTTGCCGAAAGCCTTAAAGCACTTGAAGAGGCCAGGCCCCGCCGTATTGAATTTGAAGAGCTGGATTTTAACCTCGGTGAACGCTGGATACCTACTGGTATCTATAACCGATTTGCATCCCACCTTTTCGATACTGAGGTACGCATTCACTATACCGAAAATACGGATGATTTTTCTATCCATTGTGATAGCAGGAATATTCACATCACAGAAAAATATGCTATCAAATCAGAAAGCCGCACCTATGATGGCATTGCTTTGTTTAAACACGCGCTGGTCAACACCACGCCAGATATTACCAGAAAAGAGACAATAGGCGACAGGGAAGTAAAGGTGCGGGACATGGAAGCCATTCAAATGGCGAATACCAAGATCGACGAGATGCGCAAAGCATTTACGGATTGGCTCCATGCGCAGAACGATGAGTTCAAACAACGCCTTACCGACAGGTACAATGATACCTTTAACTGTTTCGTCCGACCGCAATATAACGGCAGCCACCAGGATTTTCCGGGGCTGGATCGTAGGGCGCTCGGCATCGAAGACCTTTATCCCAGCCAGAAGGATGCTGTATGGATGATCAAGCTCAACGGCGGAGCCATCTGCGACCACGAAGTAGGTGCCGGTAAAACGCTTATCATGTGTACGGCTGCACAGGAAATGAAGCGGCTGGGCTTGACCCATAAGCCGATGATCATCGGCTTAAAAGCCAATGTGCACGAGATCGCTGAAACCTACCGAAAAGCTTACCCCCATGCCAAAATATTATATCCCGGCAAGGAAGATTTTACACCGCAAAAGCGCCTGCGCATCTTCGGTGATATCAAAAACAATGATTGGGACTGTATCATATTAACCCATGATCAATTTGGCATGATACCACAATCACCCGAATTGCAAAAGGAGATACTGCAAGCGGAACTGGATAGCGTAGAGGAAAACCTCGATTCACTGAAGGGGCAGGGCAAGGAGGTTTCGCGGGCAATGCTGAAGGGTGTTGTGCTGCGTAAACAAAACCTGGAGGTGAAGCTCAAAACATTGGAACACGACATCGAAAACCGCAAGGATGATGTAGTGGACTTTAAAATGATGGGCATTGACCATGTATTTGTGGACGAAAGCCACCGTTTTAAAAACCTCATGTTTAATACCAGGCATGAGCGTGTGGCCGGGTTGGGCAATATGGCCGGCAGCCAAAAGGCGATGAACCTGCTGTTTGCCATCCGTACCATACAAGAGCGCACAGGTAAGGATCTCGGTGCTACCTTTCTTTCGGGAACCACCATCAGCAATTCGCTTACAGAGCTGTACCTGCTGTTTAAATACCTGCGCCCGCAGGCAATGGAAAAACAGGGCATTTCCTGTTTTGATGCCTGGGCAGCCATTTACGCCCGCAAAACGACAGATTACGAGTTTTCGGTCGCCAATAATATCGTATCAAAAGAACGTTTCCGCTTTTTTATCAAAGTACCGGAGCTGGCGCAGTTCTACTCGGAAATAACGGACTACCGCACGGCAAAGGATATTGGTATCGACCGGCCCGAAAAGAACGAGGTATTATACCATATACCGCCAACACCGGATCAGGAGGTCTTTATCAAAAAACTGATGGAGTTTGCCAAAACCGGCAATGCAGAACTGTTGGGCAGACCTCCGTTAAGCGAAAGCGAGGAAAAAGCAAAAATGCTGATCGCAACGGACTATGCCCGAAAGATGTCGCTGGATATGCGGATGATCAGCCGAAAGTATGGTGACCATCCTGATAACAAGGCATCGCATTGTGCGGCTAATATTGCTAAATATTATAACCGGTTCCATGCACAAAAAGGAACACAGTTTGTTTTCTCCGACCTCGGCACCTATAAGCCCGGTGAGTGGAATGTCTATTCCGAAATTAAGCGCAAGCTGGTGCAGGACCACGGCATCCCTGCACACGAAATACGATTTATACAGGAAGCGAAAAATGAAAAGCAGCGCAAGGAACTTATACAGGCCGTCAATGAAGGAAAGGTCAGGGTACTGTTCGGTTCCACCGAAATGCTCGGTACGGGGATTAATGCGCAAAAGCGTGCCGTAGCTGTTCACCACCTGGATATTCCCTGGAGGCCAAGCGATCTTGCGCAACGGGATGGCAGGGCGATCCGTAAGGGTAATGAAATTGCGAAGTTCTTTGCCGACAACAAAGTAGATATCTTCATTTATGCGGTAGAAAAATCGCTGGACAGCTATAAATTCAATACCCTGTACAATAAGCAGGTATTCATCGACCAGCTAAAAACCAACAGCCTGGGCACACGTACCATTGACGAAGGCGCAATGGATGAAAAAACGGGAATGAATTTCTCGGAATATGTTGCTATACTTTCAGGCAATACAGACCTGCTGGAAAAAGCCAAGTTGGAAAAGCAGATCGCCGGTCTGGAAAGTGAGCGGCAAGCATTCAATCGCTCCAGGTTTTCTTCCAAATACAAGCTGGAAGATATTACGGCCACATTGGAAAGTACACAAGCACGATTGGATCGGATGACACTTGATTGGGAAAACCTGCAAAAACGGATAGAGAAAAACAAAGATGGTGAGATACTCAACCCGGTACAGTTAACAGGTTTACCGCCCAATGCAGATATTAAGCAGATAGGTGCAAAACTCAACCAGCTTTCTGAAAAAGCCCGTACAGGCGGGCAGTATGAGGAAATCGGCTCGTTGTATGGCTTTACATTACTGGTGAAAACAGAGGTTTCAGAAAATGACAGCACAACCCTCGAAAGGGATAATCGTTTCTTTATTCAAGGTGAAGGGGGTATCAAATACACCTATAATAATGGCCGGATGGCGACCGATGCAAAAACTGCATCGTTAAACTTCCTCAATGCGCTTGAAAAAATACCAGGCATTGTAGAGCAGGAACAAAAGAAAATTGCCGGATTGCAGAAAGACCTGCCCGTGCTTCAGGAAGTAGTCAACGGTGCTTGGAAAAAAGAAAATGCACTGGCTGAATTGAAAACAGAATTAGCCGCAGTGGATAGAAAAATACAGTTATCTATAAAGCCGGAGTCTGAAGGTAAAACCACAGAACAGGTTGAAGAGCATACACAGGTTTCAGACACTTCAGAAACGACAGCTTATGTCAAAGGCGCTCATGTACCTCGTAGTGTATTGTAA
- a CDS encoding helix-turn-helix domain-containing protein, whose protein sequence is MKIPYFLKFEDEHLISLHQYSQLPDWCKYPLHFALERRYFKQPQIELLSQQLNQEPFFIDLVQINAKEPAYIPFDINDRQLYLYFMLKGSLLYTTGDYRPIIRTQPNTFLMSYYDIGHYFAYAQQGIHIAFVVSILPEWIEGMYQEYDNLKDILHRFKNENKTYDTMYQCRMDRKIHRWLYKIYSYSQANIGAIDGNLRKYISYLLEHYDQVIREQNGDLAYKVKAYIEEHYCDAELSVKFLTDYFFLTERTLLNVFKRQYNMSVQEFYTELRMGHALLLMQQKGIGIKDVYMEVGYTDERTFRSALERYLKRR, encoded by the coding sequence ATGAAAATACCTTATTTTTTAAAATTTGAAGATGAGCACTTAATATCATTGCATCAGTATTCCCAACTTCCCGACTGGTGTAAATACCCGTTGCATTTTGCCCTGGAACGACGTTACTTTAAACAACCGCAAATAGAGCTGCTGAGCCAGCAGTTAAACCAGGAACCGTTTTTTATAGACCTGGTTCAGATCAACGCAAAAGAACCTGCTTATATCCCTTTCGATATTAATGACAGGCAATTGTACCTGTACTTTATGCTCAAGGGCAGCTTGCTGTACACCACGGGTGATTACCGGCCTATTATACGCACTCAGCCCAATACTTTTTTGATGTCCTATTATGACATTGGGCACTATTTTGCTTATGCCCAGCAAGGAATACATATAGCATTTGTAGTAAGCATCCTTCCGGAATGGATCGAAGGCATGTACCAGGAATACGACAATCTGAAAGACATCCTGCATCGTTTTAAAAATGAAAACAAGACTTATGATACCATGTATCAATGCCGGATGGATCGGAAGATCCACCGATGGTTATATAAGATTTACAGCTACTCGCAGGCTAATATTGGTGCCATAGACGGTAACCTGCGCAAGTACATTAGTTACCTGCTGGAGCATTACGATCAGGTGATCCGGGAGCAGAACGGCGACCTGGCTTATAAGGTCAAAGCGTATATAGAAGAACATTATTGCGATGCGGAACTGAGCGTAAAATTTCTTACAGATTATTTCTTCCTCACCGAGCGTACACTCCTGAACGTTTTTAAGCGTCAATACAACATGAGCGTACAGGAGTTTTATACCGAGCTACGCATGGGTCATGCCCTGCTTCTGATGCAGCAAAAAGGCATTGGCATAAAAGATGTTTATATGGAAGTGGGATATACGGATGAACGCACCTTTCGCTCTGCCCTGGAACGATACCTCAAACGCCGGTAA
- a CDS encoding MauE/DoxX family redox-associated membrane protein: MVKTMLTTKEMDKALKYQKRRTIAFKITMLALLALWIPVAIDKLTDFETFKSGIYNQPFSDSLGNVLIYTLPVLECATIIFLIYEGWRKVGLILSTMLMTAFTGYVGIALLGAWEKLPCGCGSVISGMSWPKHFLFNLLFLFLSLSGLYLWRKLRSGDAGSEAAEGGSAKRHIKQYSLTSKL, encoded by the coding sequence ATGGTGAAAACCATGCTAACGACAAAGGAAATGGATAAAGCCCTCAAATATCAGAAAAGAAGAACGATTGCATTTAAGATCACAATGCTCGCTTTGTTGGCCCTATGGATACCCGTAGCTATTGATAAGCTGACGGACTTTGAAACCTTTAAAAGCGGCATTTACAATCAACCCTTTTCAGACAGCTTGGGCAATGTGCTGATCTATACATTACCTGTATTGGAATGTGCTACTATTATTTTCCTGATTTACGAAGGCTGGCGCAAAGTCGGCCTGATCCTCTCCACAATGCTGATGACGGCCTTTACCGGATATGTGGGCATTGCGCTTTTAGGAGCCTGGGAAAAACTACCCTGCGGCTGCGGATCGGTGATCAGCGGTATGAGCTGGCCGAAGCATTTCCTTTTCAATCTTCTCTTTTTGTTCCTGAGCTTATCGGGACTTTACCTGTGGCGCAAATTACGAAGCGGTGACGCGGGAAGCGAAGCTGCCGAGGGCGGGTCGGCCAAAAGACATATTAAACAATATTCTTTAACTTCTAAATTGTAA
- a CDS encoding RagB/SusD family nutrient uptake outer membrane protein → MKKNTQILTVLLLLLILFSGCEKFLEEKSNKNLAIPTTLHDFQSLLNNWEILNSGSSAMGEASSDDYFLKDEDYEGLYYESDKRLYTWKPDYVSTPQASTGDDWERCYSSIYICNSVLKGIEENKLIGQEADYVKGQALVFRAASYLDGIQIWAPVYNPQTANTDLGMVLRLNPDMNIQSVRSSVQVTYDHILKDLTDAIPLLPTTSLAATLPTKAAAYGLLARTRLILGNYTDALENAKKAVEFSSQLIDFNGLDPNADYPIPAINQLSSEIVFQTRMYPSDLINLDIAKITPALYNLYDNGDLRKTIYFRQGNDGYYRFKGTHMGHSGLIAGITTSELLLIIAECNARLNNLAEAENALNKLLIKRWDVNQFVSYSFTNKDAALNTILNERRKELVFRGLRWSDIKRLNRDGYNITLTRTVNGQTFTLPPNDLRYAIAIPETVIEISGIPQNPR, encoded by the coding sequence ATGAAAAAGAACACGCAAATACTTACAGTTCTGTTATTACTCTTAATTCTATTTTCAGGATGCGAAAAGTTTCTTGAAGAAAAATCGAACAAAAATTTAGCTATTCCTACCACTTTGCATGACTTCCAATCTTTATTAAATAATTGGGAAATACTTAACAGTGGTTCTTCTGCTATGGGAGAAGCAAGCAGTGATGACTATTTTTTAAAAGACGAAGATTATGAGGGATTATATTATGAAAGTGATAAACGGTTATATACATGGAAACCTGATTATGTTTCAACTCCGCAGGCTTCGACAGGAGATGATTGGGAAAGATGTTATAGTAGTATTTATATTTGCAACTCTGTACTGAAAGGAATTGAAGAAAATAAACTTATCGGGCAAGAGGCAGATTATGTCAAAGGTCAGGCTTTGGTTTTCAGAGCAGCAAGTTACTTAGATGGTATTCAAATATGGGCGCCAGTCTATAATCCACAAACAGCCAATACAGACTTGGGAATGGTGTTGCGATTAAACCCTGATATGAATATTCAGTCTGTGAGGTCATCTGTACAAGTAACCTATGACCACATATTGAAAGATCTAACAGATGCCATTCCATTATTACCAACCACAAGCCTTGCCGCAACATTACCGACTAAAGCAGCAGCATACGGGTTGTTAGCAAGAACTCGTTTGATATTGGGAAACTATACCGATGCGCTGGAAAATGCTAAAAAGGCGGTCGAATTTAGTAGTCAACTAATTGACTTTAATGGATTAGACCCCAATGCAGACTATCCCATTCCAGCAATAAATCAATTGAGTTCAGAAATAGTATTTCAAACACGGATGTATCCATCTGACCTTATTAATCTTGATATAGCGAAAATAACGCCAGCACTTTATAATCTTTATGACAATGGGGATTTAAGAAAGACTATATACTTCCGTCAAGGGAATGATGGTTATTACAGATTTAAAGGCACTCACATGGGGCATTCAGGGCTTATAGCAGGTATTACAACCAGTGAGTTGCTATTGATTATTGCTGAATGCAATGCCCGTTTAAATAATCTTGCAGAAGCTGAAAATGCTTTGAATAAATTATTGATAAAACGATGGGACGTTAATCAGTTTGTTTCTTACTCATTTACTAATAAAGATGCTGCATTGAACACCATTTTAAACGAAAGAAGAAAGGAATTGGTGTTTCGAGGGCTTCGATGGTCAGACATCAAACGTTTGAACAGAGATGGATATAATATAACCCTTACAAGAACGGTTAACGGACAAACTTTTACATTACCTCCTAATGACTTACGTTACGCTATTGCTATTCCCGAAACCGTAATAGAAATTAGTGGAATACCGCAAAATCCGAGGTAA